One window of Nymphaea colorata isolate Beijing-Zhang1983 chromosome 1, ASM883128v2, whole genome shotgun sequence genomic DNA carries:
- the LOC116245987 gene encoding rhodanese-like domain-containing protein 9, chloroplastic, translated as MASVSFCTTALGSSRTYLVPFKLNHVGRTTRKSSIRQSMTTRAEVKFVDSKEAEELVKLGGYVIVDVRDKTQYERAHIKSCYHVPLFIENTDNDFGTIVKRTVHNNFSGLFFGLPFTKPNPDFIGSVKKSFTLDSKILLVCQEGLRSTAAANQLEAEGFQNVACLTSGLQSVKPGNFDSVGSTELQNAGKAGLVTVQGKISAVLGTALICFHTPYAFW; from the exons GACCTATCTGGTACCGTTCAAGCTTAACCATGTTGGAAGAACCACCAGGAAATCATCTATTAGGCAAAGCATGACAACTAGAGCTGAGGTCAAATTTGTAGATAGCAAAGAAGCAGAAGAACTTGTTAAATTGGGTGGTTATGTCATTGTGGATGTGCGTGATAAAACTCAATATGAGCGAGCCCACATAAAATCTTGTTATCATGTGCCTCTCTTCATTGAGAACACAGACAACGATTTTG GCACAATTGTCAAGAGAACTGTTCACAACAATTTCTCAGGCTTATTTTTTGGTTTGCCCTTCACTAAGCCGAACCCTGACTTCATTGGATCTGTTAAGAAAAGTTTCACACTCGACAGCAAAATATTGCTAGTTTGTCAGGAAGGATTGAG GTCAACTGCAGCTGCTAATCAGCTTGAGGCAGAGGGCTTTCAAAATGTAGCTTGCCTTACATCTGGCCTTCAGTCAGTAAAGCCAG GAAATTTTGACTCTGTTGGATCCACAGAGCTGCAGAATGCTGGCAAAGCAGGTCTTGTGACAGTTCAAGGAAAGATCTCAGCAGTTTTAGGCACTGCACTCATCT GCTTTCACACACCATATGCATTCTGGTGA